In Sedimentibacter sp. MB31-C6, one genomic interval encodes:
- a CDS encoding transporter substrate-binding domain-containing protein gives MNKKKYIIVGFIILVIVSLIYINNDNNKNQLTTEERQWLKSQSAIIYAANEKAPPLRFVDQIDNQYKGVVVDLINQLSLELGYEIQTIPMKWDEALLSLKEGKTQICDIFINAERSQFYLFTDSIYNLRTVLLTRSSESFNVNQINNMRVATEKGDYANNYLMENYPNVELVYTNNVEEGLVLFLNGKVDAVIGDEPIITYLLNKRNENQNPEYSNIVLYQEEVVLGVPKDKPELVPILNKAINSIKTKGQIEKIQQKWFGISTPLTVNNIEREIIRNIAILVVIVGSTFVFIILNNLSLQKKVKKRTKELENSRDELQIIFDEISDYMLVVDSDKKVLRINKSLADYLGVSTNEILGEDCNKYIGMFCNNCNECIIKEVNLGNNKVKKESTVGNEVYEINLQVLKEINNTLLITIKNITLDKIKGNQMLQTNKMVAIGQLAAGMAHEIRNPLGIIRTQSYLIRINDKIDDAVNKSLEFIDNAVERASKIIDNILSFSRLSSNDIQNIDINELIKKLLEMHNDIIYKNNIKVEIKTNIKKELKLNVESMEHIIINLISNSIDAMENNGILKISTDIEDGNLILICEDNGYGISDKDINNIYNPFFTTKELGKGTGLGLFIVYSEVEKLNGKIDVQSILGEKAKFTIKIPLERRDD, from the coding sequence ATGAATAAAAAGAAATACATAATAGTTGGTTTTATTATATTAGTTATTGTTTCGTTAATTTATATTAACAATGATAATAATAAAAACCAATTAACTACAGAGGAAAGACAGTGGCTTAAAAGTCAAAGTGCAATTATTTATGCTGCTAATGAAAAGGCACCGCCTCTACGTTTTGTTGATCAAATAGACAATCAATATAAGGGAGTGGTAGTTGACTTAATTAATCAATTGTCCTTAGAACTGGGATATGAAATTCAGACCATTCCAATGAAATGGGATGAAGCTTTACTATCTTTAAAAGAAGGTAAGACACAAATATGTGATATATTTATTAATGCTGAAAGAAGTCAATTCTACTTATTTACAGATTCAATTTATAATTTAAGAACGGTTTTATTGACCAGATCATCTGAAAGCTTTAATGTTAATCAAATTAATAATATGAGAGTAGCTACAGAAAAAGGCGATTATGCCAATAATTATCTGATGGAAAATTATCCTAATGTTGAATTAGTTTATACTAATAATGTTGAAGAGGGATTAGTTCTTTTCTTAAATGGAAAGGTAGATGCTGTTATTGGAGATGAACCTATTATAACTTATTTATTGAATAAAAGGAATGAGAATCAAAATCCAGAATATTCGAATATTGTTTTATATCAGGAAGAGGTTGTTTTAGGTGTACCAAAAGATAAGCCGGAGTTGGTGCCGATATTAAACAAGGCAATAAATAGTATAAAAACTAAAGGGCAGATAGAGAAAATTCAGCAAAAATGGTTTGGTATATCAACACCTTTAACCGTTAACAACATAGAAAGAGAAATTATTAGAAATATTGCTATATTAGTTGTAATAGTAGGTAGCACATTTGTATTTATAATATTAAATAATTTATCATTACAAAAAAAGGTAAAGAAGAGAACAAAGGAATTAGAGAACAGTAGAGATGAACTTCAAATTATATTTGATGAAATTTCTGATTATATGCTTGTTGTTGATAGTGATAAAAAGGTATTGAGAATAAATAAAAGTTTAGCTGATTATTTAGGTGTTTCTACTAATGAAATTTTAGGAGAAGATTGTAATAAGTATATTGGAATGTTTTGCAATAATTGCAATGAATGTATAATTAAAGAGGTTAATTTAGGAAACAACAAAGTAAAAAAAGAAAGCACGGTAGGGAACGAAGTTTATGAAATAAACCTGCAAGTGTTAAAAGAAATTAATAACACATTACTTATAACGATAAAGAATATAACTTTGGATAAAATCAAAGGAAATCAAATGCTACAAACTAATAAAATGGTTGCGATAGGGCAACTGGCTGCAGGGATGGCTCATGAAATAAGAAATCCATTAGGTATAATCAGGACTCAAAGTTACTTAATCAGAATTAATGATAAAATTGATGATGCAGTCAATAAGTCCTTAGAGTTTATAGACAATGCAGTTGAAAGAGCAAGTAAAATAATTGATAATATATTGAGTTTTTCAAGGTTATCTAGCAATGATATTCAAAATATAGACATAAATGAATTGATTAAAAAATTATTAGAAATGCACAATGATATAATTTATAAAAACAATATAAAAGTAGAAATTAAAACTAACATAAAAAAAGAACTTAAGTTAAATGTTGAAAGTATGGAACATATTATAATAAATTTAATTTCAAACTCTATAGATGCAATGGAGAATAACGGTATCCTTAAAATTAGTACTGATATAGAGGATGGTAATTTAATATTAATTTGTGAAGATAATGGATATGGAATTAGTGATAAAGACATTAATAATATCTATAATCCATTCTTCACGACAAAAGAGTTAGGCAAGGGTACTGGTTTAGGGTTGTTCATAGTATATTCTGAGGTTGAAAAATTAAACGGAAAAATTGATGTACAAAGTATATTAGGGGAAAAAGCTAAATTTACCATAAAAATTCCTTTAGAGAGGAGGGACGATTAA
- a CDS encoding sigma-54-dependent transcriptional regulator: MSRLFKILIVDDDADYRETYRMLLTKKGYMINTAASAEEAYELMEKEFYPLIISDIMMPGINGVDFLRDVKERYNKNIEMIMVTGYGSVDTAVQSMKIGAFGYFIKSHNPEELILEIEKVRKIFSLQNINELNKRNQKSKFLYTSKNKEMKNVYELVRRVANSNTNVLITGESGVGKEIIAHMIHDMSNRANMPFIPINCQYYSSELIESELFGHEKGSFTGATTTRVGHLEEANGGTVFLDEIGDIKEGTQVKLLRVLETKQIERIGSNKLIDVDFRLVSATNKDLSKATEEGKFREDLYYRINTIKIEIPPLRKRKEDIEDLIYFFIDSFNKEMGKGILDIEENTKNQLLNYDYPGNIRELKNIIERLIVLSSGNILKGEISSGSKFNSNEDSEGLNQNIITYKDAKRNFEIDYINKVLKSCDNNITHAAKVMDISRRQLFNKISQYNLKKYLN; encoded by the coding sequence ATGTCTAGATTATTTAAAATTTTAATAGTAGATGATGATGCTGATTATAGAGAAACATATCGTATGTTATTGACTAAAAAAGGATATATGATTAATACTGCTGCTAGTGCTGAAGAGGCATATGAGTTAATGGAAAAAGAATTTTATCCGTTAATAATCAGCGATATAATGATGCCTGGTATAAATGGAGTAGATTTTTTGAGAGACGTTAAAGAAAGATATAATAAAAATATTGAAATGATTATGGTTACTGGATATGGAAGTGTTGATACAGCAGTACAATCAATGAAAATTGGCGCTTTTGGTTATTTCATTAAAAGCCATAATCCAGAAGAATTAATTTTAGAAATTGAAAAAGTTCGTAAGATATTTTCTCTGCAAAATATTAATGAATTAAATAAACGCAATCAAAAAAGCAAATTTCTATATACAAGCAAAAATAAAGAAATGAAAAATGTATATGAATTGGTAAGACGTGTTGCAAACAGCAATACTAATGTATTAATTACAGGTGAATCAGGCGTGGGTAAAGAAATTATTGCTCATATGATTCATGATATGAGCAATAGAGCAAATATGCCTTTTATACCAATAAACTGTCAATATTACTCATCTGAATTAATAGAATCAGAACTTTTTGGTCATGAAAAGGGATCTTTTACTGGTGCGACAACTACTAGAGTAGGTCATTTAGAAGAAGCAAACGGAGGCACTGTATTTTTAGATGAAATTGGAGATATAAAAGAGGGTACACAGGTAAAGCTTTTAAGAGTATTAGAAACCAAGCAGATAGAAAGAATTGGTTCGAATAAATTGATAGACGTTGATTTTAGGTTGGTTTCTGCTACAAATAAGGATTTGTCAAAGGCAACTGAAGAAGGAAAATTTAGAGAAGATTTATATTACAGAATTAATACTATAAAAATCGAAATACCACCATTAAGGAAAAGAAAAGAAGATATAGAAGATTTAATTTATTTTTTTATTGATAGTTTTAATAAGGAAATGGGTAAAGGAATTTTAGATATTGAAGAAAATACAAAAAATCAATTATTGAATTACGATTATCCTGGAAATATACGTGAACTTAAAAATATTATCGAAAGGTTGATTGTTTTATCATCAGGGAATATTTTGAAAGGGGAAATTAGTAGTGGAAGTAAATTTAATTCAAATGAAGATAGTGAAGGATTAAATCAAAATATTATAACTTATAAAGACGCAAAAAGAAATTTTGAAATTGATTATATAAATAAGGTTTTAAAAAGTTGTGATAATAATATTACTCACGCAGCTAAAGTAATGGATATAAGCAGAAGACAATTATTCAATAAAATTTCACAATATAATTTAAAAAAATATTTAAATTAA
- the ortB gene encoding 2-amino-4-oxopentanoate thiolase subunit OrtB yields MSKDMSYAGVMARRPEIMKQAAGLDFSVFESGSIAFDYERMMKEAGFTIKEIQKIQSEHGVGNTPIIELRNLTALARKLAPEGKGARIFIKDEASNASGSFKARRASTAVYQAKKLGYKGVVTATSGNYGAAVASQAAMYGLKCIVVQECYDSRGVGQPEIIEKARKCEALGAEVVQLTVGPELFYTFLAILEETGYFNASLYTPFAIAGIETLGYEIATQFREKHGKDPDVVVATNAGGGNLTGTARGLKKAGAQSKIVAASVDLSGLHMASDAQFNKKSFTTGHTGFGMPFSTWPDRSDVPRSAARPLRYIERYLTVHQGEVFYITEALAALEGLEKGPAGNTALTAAFSLAQELDQDKMIVVQETEYTGAGKHIQPQLSFARDNGIEIKFGEPKDEVPGKNIIFPSHPSKIKANDADVIRMRKSLIKNALSNYDVTPTEADIEFLAIETNSDVEFVKNTIASL; encoded by the coding sequence ATGAGTAAAGATATGAGTTATGCTGGTGTAATGGCTAGAAGACCAGAAATAATGAAACAAGCAGCAGGACTAGATTTTTCGGTATTTGAAAGTGGTTCGATTGCTTTTGATTATGAAAGAATGATGAAGGAAGCAGGATTTACTATTAAAGAAATTCAAAAAATTCAGTCTGAGCACGGAGTTGGAAATACTCCTATTATAGAGCTTAGAAATTTAACTGCTTTAGCAAGAAAACTTGCTCCTGAAGGAAAAGGTGCAAGAATATTCATAAAAGATGAAGCTTCCAATGCTTCAGGTAGTTTTAAAGCAAGAAGAGCGTCAACAGCGGTGTATCAAGCTAAAAAGCTTGGATATAAAGGTGTTGTTACAGCTACAAGTGGTAACTACGGTGCAGCAGTTGCATCACAGGCAGCTATGTATGGATTAAAATGTATAGTTGTTCAGGAGTGTTATGACTCAAGGGGAGTTGGTCAGCCAGAAATTATTGAAAAAGCAAGAAAGTGTGAAGCTTTAGGGGCTGAAGTCGTGCAACTGACAGTTGGTCCTGAATTGTTCTACACATTCCTTGCAATATTGGAGGAAACAGGATATTTTAACGCATCACTTTATACTCCATTTGCAATTGCAGGTATTGAAACATTAGGATATGAAATTGCAACGCAATTCAGAGAAAAACATGGCAAGGATCCTGACGTTGTAGTAGCTACAAATGCTGGAGGAGGAAATCTTACAGGAACTGCAAGAGGACTTAAAAAAGCAGGTGCTCAATCTAAAATTGTTGCAGCAAGTGTTGATTTATCAGGACTTCATATGGCATCTGATGCACAGTTTAATAAAAAGTCATTTACCACAGGTCACACTGGATTTGGAATGCCTTTTTCAACATGGCCAGACAGGTCTGATGTTCCTCGTTCAGCTGCTAGACCATTAAGATATATTGAAAGATACTTAACAGTTCATCAGGGAGAAGTGTTCTATATTACAGAAGCTTTAGCGGCTCTTGAAGGATTGGAAAAAGGTCCAGCAGGAAATACCGCTCTTACAGCTGCATTTTCATTGGCACAGGAATTAGATCAAGATAAGATGATAGTTGTTCAGGAAACTGAATATACCGGAGCAGGCAAGCACATTCAACCTCAGCTTTCATTTGCAAGAGATAACGGAATTGAAATTAAATTTGGTGAACCAAAGGATGAAGTTCCAGGAAAAAATATTATTTTCCCATCACATCCTTCGAAGATAAAAGCAAATGATGCAGATGTAATTCGTATGAGAAAATCATTGATTAAGAATGCATTATCTAATTATGACGTAACACCTACAGAAGCAGATATAGAATTTCTTGCAATAGAAACAAATTCTGATGTAGAATTTGTGAAAAATACAATAGCATCTTTGTAA
- a CDS encoding Na+/H+ antiporter NhaC family protein — MELKEKKLEFYGGEWISFVPFLVFLVLIITTTFHFGSISDGALWLPAFMAIVVGLFFAKNKKDYSNAIIEGMASKEAIIPIVCWLFAGVFSRILRDSGLALGIAGVAANMGVGSTAFVVITFIASAIFATATGTGFGTIATGMGVLYPAAVTLGAYPPLVAGAIISGGVFGDNLAPISDTTICSATSQGVDVPGVVRSRLKYAITAGVITIILILIFGSAKASSGMSIEAVEYNSNTLFMFIPIILTIMVAVKTGDIIIATIVGSVIGAITGISVGLFDFIQIDVVDAVKPALFTISGSGLDRTVGGIIQTGLSSMIQVIVLALLLFGSISVMRNGHGDIKLLNALNKVTNTRIGAELTISGMVISLSGLMGLNAPAILAVGSSFAKPLGEKHGISPYRIANLLDAQSNTFVYSLPWTPAMIYTLGFAADSKAPLAALDIAPFVFYAYAILVVMFVSILLGIGQNDNLGKSKKARKTAE; from the coding sequence ATGGAACTAAAAGAAAAAAAGTTAGAGTTTTATGGTGGTGAATGGATATCCTTTGTACCATTCCTGGTATTTTTGGTATTAATTATAACAACGACATTCCATTTTGGGTCAATCTCAGATGGTGCATTGTGGTTACCAGCATTTATGGCAATAGTAGTTGGACTTTTCTTTGCAAAAAATAAGAAAGATTATTCAAATGCGATTATTGAAGGTATGGCAAGCAAGGAGGCTATTATTCCTATAGTTTGTTGGTTGTTTGCAGGTGTTTTTTCAAGAATATTGAGGGACTCTGGTTTAGCATTAGGAATTGCAGGAGTTGCTGCTAATATGGGTGTTGGAAGCACAGCTTTCGTAGTGATAACATTTATTGCTTCAGCGATTTTTGCTACGGCAACAGGTACAGGCTTTGGTACAATTGCAACAGGTATGGGCGTTTTGTATCCAGCAGCAGTTACTCTTGGTGCGTATCCGCCATTAGTTGCAGGTGCAATAATATCTGGTGGAGTATTTGGTGATAACTTAGCACCAATTTCAGATACAACTATTTGTTCTGCTACATCGCAAGGAGTTGATGTACCTGGAGTTGTTCGCTCAAGATTAAAGTATGCAATTACTGCTGGAGTTATTACAATTATTCTTATATTGATATTTGGATCTGCTAAAGCTAGTAGTGGAATGTCTATAGAAGCAGTTGAATATAATTCAAATACCTTATTTATGTTTATACCTATTATTCTTACAATTATGGTTGCAGTTAAAACAGGTGATATAATTATTGCGACAATTGTAGGTTCGGTAATAGGGGCTATTACAGGAATATCTGTAGGGTTATTTGATTTTATACAAATTGATGTGGTAGATGCTGTAAAGCCTGCATTATTTACAATATCAGGATCAGGACTTGATCGTACAGTAGGCGGTATTATACAAACAGGATTAAGTAGTATGATACAGGTTATTGTGTTGGCTTTATTATTGTTTGGCTCAATTTCAGTTATGAGAAATGGTCATGGTGACATTAAATTATTAAATGCTTTAAATAAGGTTACAAATACAAGAATCGGCGCAGAGTTAACTATTTCAGGAATGGTAATTTCACTTTCAGGTTTAATGGGATTAAATGCTCCGGCAATATTGGCAGTAGGTTCATCATTTGCAAAACCATTAGGAGAAAAGCATGGCATAAGTCCATACAGAATTGCAAATTTGTTGGATGCACAATCTAACACATTTGTTTACAGTCTTCCTTGGACGCCTGCGATGATTTACACATTAGGATTTGCAGCTGACAGTAAAGCGCCTTTAGCAGCTCTTGATATTGCACCATTTGTATTTTATGCATATGCAATACTTGTAGTAATGTTTGTATCGATATTATTAGGTATTGGTCAAAATGATAATTTAGGCAAATCAAAAAAAGCAAGAAAAACAGCCGAGTAA
- a CDS encoding PBECR3 domain-containing polyvalent protein, whose translation MIKRKHFKCLKYIDIISDILEEPDYIGISPNEVNSIEIIKRYDDIILLGIKLDMEENYFYISTIYDIQKSKISRRLYSGRIVEFNH comes from the coding sequence TTGATAAAAAGGAAGCATTTTAAATGTTTAAAATATATAGATATCATATCAGACATATTAGAAGAACCAGATTATATTGGTATTAGCCCTAATGAAGTAAATAGCATAGAAATTATTAAAAGGTATGATGACATTATTCTTTTAGGTATTAAATTAGATATGGAAGAAAATTATTTTTATATATCAACAATATACGATATACAAAAATCAAAAATATCCCGTAGGTTATATAGTGGAAGGATTGTAGAATTCAATCATTAA
- the ortA gene encoding 2-amino-4-oxopentanoate thiolase subunit OrtA — translation MIKKGEWVLIHRVVLEPSQRAPQVPDDTKKAPLEMWVKGYLQEDANIGDEVTVLTRTKRIERGSLLEVNPYYKHDFGKFVPELNKISDQVKEILFGGADNE, via the coding sequence ATGATTAAAAAAGGAGAATGGGTTTTAATACACAGAGTTGTTTTAGAACCATCACAAAGAGCACCTCAGGTACCAGATGATACTAAAAAAGCTCCATTGGAAATGTGGGTTAAGGGATATTTACAAGAAGATGCAAATATTGGCGACGAAGTAACAGTATTAACAAGAACTAAGCGAATTGAAAGAGGTTCTTTATTGGAAGTGAATCCATATTATAAACATGATTTTGGTAAATTTGTTCCTGAACTAAATAAGATCAGCGATCAAGTAAAAGAAATTCTATTTGGAGGTGCTGATAATGAGTAA